The following DNA comes from Streptomyces globosus.
CGGCTTGGAGGCCACGTCCGTGGGGACGGGCAGCAGCGGGGCGTAGCGCCAGATGTTGTGCGGGCCGGCCTCGATCGCCGCGCGCAGCGCCTCCGGGTCGCCGGCCGGCAGCTCGTACGCGACTTCGAGGGGCCCGAAGCACTCGGCGCAGGCGAAGATGGGTCCGAGCTCGAAGCGGGTGCCGCACTCGCGACAGGAGAGCCCGGCCGCGGGGCCGAGGTCCACGGAGGACGCAGAAGCGGAGGTTCCGGCGGAAGGTACGGCAACGGTCTGTGCAGCCATGATCGGCGAGGCCCTTTCTCCTCATCTTCCCCATGGCGCACTTCGCCATGAGACGGAATTGGCACCTTCCCTAGCCGGGGACCTCGCTGCTGCTGCGCGCAGTGGCGGGAAACCGACTGGAGGGTTGCCGGGGCTTCAACGGGCCGTGTCCCTCTGCCCCTCTGGATGAGCGGTATGGCGCGGGGCGCGCGCTCGACGGCGCACCCCGGCATTTGTCGGAAGGACCCCCGGCATGCGGCGGCCCTTCGCGTTGTTCAAGACTGTAACCGAAGCTCCGAGCGGTTGAGACAGCCGTCCGAAGCGCGAGATGGATCACTTTTCGGCCGGACCGGCCGAGGGAAGCAGGGAGAGCCGAACGTGCTGGAAGAGGTGGAGCGCTGGCTCGCGGACCGCTCCTGGTCCGTGGCCGACCGGCCGCTCGACCAGCTGCTGGCCGCCAAACGCGCGGCCGGCACCACGGTCAGTGTCGTCCTGCCCGCCCTCGACGAGGAGGCGACCGTCGGCGACATCGTCGAGGTCATCCGGCGCGAACTCGTCGACGGACTGCCGTACCCGCTCGTCGACGAGCTGGTCGTCGTCGACTCCGGGTCCGCCGACCGCACTGCCGAGGTCGCCGCGAAGGCCGGCGCCACCGTCGTCCACCGCGACGACATCCTGCCCCGCATCCCGGCCGTCCCCGGCAAGGGCGAGGTGCTGTGGCGCTCACTGCTGGCCACCTCCGGGGACGTCGTCTGCTTCGTCGACGCCGACCTGCGCGACTTCTCCGCCGCGTTCGTCACCGGCATCGTCGGCCCGCTGCTGACCGAGCCGGACGTCCAGTTCGTCAAGGCCATGTACGACCGCCCCCTCGGCGACGCCCCCGGCCAGGGCGGCCGCGTCACCGAGCTCGTCGCCCGCCCCCTGCTCAACCTGCACTGGCCGCGGCTCGCCGGCTTCGTCCAGCCCCTCGGCGGCGAGTACGCCGTCCGCCGCAGCCTGCTGGAGCGGCTGCCGTTCCCCGTCGGCTACGGCGTCGAGCTGGGCCTCCTCGTCGACGC
Coding sequences within:
- a CDS encoding glucosyl-3-phosphoglycerate synthase, which produces MLEEVERWLADRSWSVADRPLDQLLAAKRAAGTTVSVVLPALDEEATVGDIVEVIRRELVDGLPYPLVDELVVVDSGSADRTAEVAAKAGATVVHRDDILPRIPAVPGKGEVLWRSLLATSGDVVCFVDADLRDFSAAFVTGIVGPLLTEPDVQFVKAMYDRPLGDAPGQGGRVTELVARPLLNLHWPRLAGFVQPLGGEYAVRRSLLERLPFPVGYGVELGLLVDALHTVGLDALAQVDVGVRLHRHQDGQALGRMAAAIYRTAELRLSRGHSPGHRWGHPRLRPALTQFERGPHGFEPRTHPVDTEERPPMADIEEYAVRRVA